In Octopus bimaculoides isolate UCB-OBI-ISO-001 chromosome 14, ASM119413v2, whole genome shotgun sequence, the following are encoded in one genomic region:
- the LOC128249345 gene encoding serine-rich adhesin for platelets-like — protein MVTDTTETSSSIGTSDITETSSTIGTASTTETSETIGAGSKIRTTDKTETSSTIGTSSTIGTGDTVGTIDTTEASSSTVTSSTIETSSTIGTTDTTETSSTIRTSDAVGTSSTIGTTDTTEISSTIGTSDRTDASSIAGTSSTTETSSTTETSSTTEPRTSDITEASSTIGTSSTTETSPTSGTSSIIGASSTIGTSPTIGTSSTIGTSSTIGTRGSTKTNSIIGTSVTIGTSDRTEASSTRQTISTIRTTDTIETSPTIRSNSSLGTSSTIGTSDTTGTSDTTETRFTIGTSDTIGTSDTIGTSSTIGTTDTTETSFTIGTSSTTEPSSTTEPSSTTETSSTKEPSSTIETSSTIGTSSTTGTTDTIGTSSSIGTSDITETSSTTETSSSIGTSSTIGTSSTIGTSSTIGTGSTIGTGDTIGIGATTEATSSTVTSSTIETSSTIGTTDTTETSSTIRTSDTVGTSSTIGTTDTTEISSTLGTSDRTDASSIAGTSSTTETSSTTEPSSTIETSSTVGTRTRGSTETNSIIGTSVTIGTSVTIGTSDRTEASSTRQTISTIRTTDTIETSPTIRSNSSLGTSSTIGTSDTTGTTDTTETRFTIGTNDTIGTSDTIGTSSTIGTTDTTETSFTIGTSSTTEPSSTTETSSTKEPSSTIETSSTIGTSSTTGTTDTIGTSSTVGTSSTTGSTDTTETSSIIGTSGITETSSTIGTASTTETSSSIGTSSTIRTGDTIGTSNTTEATSSTETSSTIGASDTTETSSTTETRYTIESSTTISTTDTTETSSTLGTSDKIGTSSTIGTSDIIQTTTVTQATLVTPTVPMCPCICEDVTQQPATKKELEILKASLKKELAVDKKKLSKTIRAKTSAPDERRSAQGIGVFAVILLSALPIFIFVVDLPQLYADMKTFYSNLSSLCSNRTLR, from the exons ATGGT CACTGACACAACAGAAACTAGTTCCTCAATAGGAACCAGTGACATAACAGAAACCAGTTCCACAATAGGGACCGCTTCCACAACAGAAACCAGTGAGACAATAGGAGCCGGTTCCAAAATAAGAACCACTGACAAAACAGAAACCAGTTCCACAATAGGAACCAGTTCCACAATAGGAACCGGTGACACAGTAGGAACCATTGACACAACAGAAGCGTCTTCCTCAACAGTCACCAGTTCCACAATAGAAACCAGTTCCACCATAGGAACCACCGATACAACAGAAACCAGTTCCACAATAAGAACCAGTGACGCAGTAGGAACCAGTTCCACAATAGGTACTACTGATACAACAGAAATCAGTTCCACAATAGGAACCAGTGACAGAACAGACGCCAGTTCTATAGCAGGAACCAGTTCCACAACAGAAACCAGTTCCACAACAGAAACCAGTTCCACAACCGAACCCA GAACCAGTGACATAACAGAAGCCAGTTCCACAATAGGAACCAGTTCCACAACTGAAACCAGTCCCACAAGTGGAACTAGTTCCATAATTGGAGCTAGTTCCACAATTGGAACTAGTCCCACAATAGGAACCAGTTCCACGATAGGAACCAGTTCCACGATAGGAACCAGGGGATCAACAAAAACCAATTCCATAATAGGAACCAGTGTTACAATAGGAACCAGTGACAGAACAGAAGCCAGCTCCACAAGACAAACCATTTCCACAATAAGAACCACTGACACAATAGAAACCAGTCCCACAATAAGAAGCAATTCCTCACTAGGAACCAGTTCTACAATAGGAACCAGTGACACAACAGGTACCAGTGACACAACAGAAACCAGATTCACAATAGGAACCAGTGACACAATAGGAACCAGTGACACAATAGGAACCAGTTCCACAATAGGTACTACTGATACAACAGAAACCAGTTTCACAATAGGAACCAGTTCCACAACAGAACCCAGTTCCACAACAGAACCCAGTTCAACAACAGAAACCAGTTCCACAAAAGAACCCAGTTCCACAATAGAAACCAGCTCCACAATAGGGACCAGTTCCACAACTGGAACTACTGACACAATAGGAACTAGTTCCTCAATAGGAACCAGTGACATAACAGAAACCAGTTCCACAACAGAAACCAGTTCCTCAATAGGAACCAGTTCCACAATAGGAACCAGTTCCACAATAGGAACCAGTTCCACAATAGGAACAGGTTCCACAATAGGAACCGGTGACACAATAGGAATCGGTGCCACAACAGAAGCGACTTCCTCAACAGTCACCAGTTCCACAATAGAAACCAGTTCCACCATAGGAACCACCGATACAACAGAAACCAGTTCCACAATAAGAACCAGTGACACAGTAGGAACCAGTTCCACAATAGGTACTACTGATACAACAGAAATCAGTTCCACATTAGGAACCAGTGACAGAACAGACGCCAGTTCTATAGCAGGAACTAGTTCCACAACAGAAACCAGTTCCACAACCGAACCCAGTTCCACAATAGAAACTAGCTCCACAGTAGGGACCA GAACCAGGGGATCAACAGAAACCAATTCCATAATAGGAACCAGTGTTACAATAGGAACCAGTGTTACAATAGGAACCAGTGACAGAACAGAAGCCAGCTCCACAAGACAAACCATTTCCACAATAAGAACCACTGACACAATAGAAACCAGTCCCACAATAAGAAGCAATTCCTCGCTAGGAACCAGTTCCACAATAGGAACCAGTGACACAACAGGTACCACTGACACAACAGAAACCAGATTCACAATAGGAACCAATGACACAATAGGAACCAGTGACACAATAGGAACCAGTTCCACAATAGGTACTACTGATACAACAGAGACCAGTTTCACAATAGGAACCAGTTCCACAACAGAACCCAGTTCAACAACAGAAACCAGTTCCACAAAAGAACCCAGTTCCACAATAGAAACCAGCTCCACAATAGGGACCAGTTCCACAACTGGAACTACTGACACAATAGGAACTAGTTCCACTGTAGGAACCAGTTCCACAACTGGAAGCACTGACACAACAGAAACTAGTTCCATAATAGGAACCAGTGGCATAACAGAAACCAGTTCCACGATAGGAACCGCTTCCACAACAGAAACCAGTTCCTCAATAGGAACCAGTTCCACAATAAGAACCGGTGACACAATAGGAACCAGTAACACAACAGAAGCCACTTCCTCAACAGAAACCAGTTCCACAATAGGAGCCAGTGACACAACAGAAACCAGTTCCACAACAGAAACCAGATACACAATAGAGTCCAGTACCACAATAAGTACCACTGACACAACAGAAACCAGTTCAACATTGGGAACCAGTGACAAAATAGGAACCAGTTCCACAATAGGAACCAGTGACATAATACAAACCACTACAGTAACGCAGGCCACTTTAGTGACGCCCACTGTGCCTATGTGTCCTTGTATTTGTGAAGATGTGACACAGCAGCCAGCCACCAAGAAGGAGTTGGAAATTCTTAAAGCTAGCTTAAAAAAAGAGCTTGCCGTAGATAAAAAGAAACTCTCTAAGACAATTCGAGCCAAAACCAGTGCACCGGACGAACGACGATCGGCTCAAGGTATCGGAGTTTTTGCTGTGATACTCCTATCTGCACTTCCTATCTTCATCTTTGTAGTAGACCTTCCTCAACTCTATGCAGACATGAAGACTTTCTACAGTAATCTTTCTAGTTTGTGTTCTAACAGGACGCTACGCTAG